A stretch of Glandiceps talaboti chromosome 18, keGlaTala1.1, whole genome shotgun sequence DNA encodes these proteins:
- the LOC144449751 gene encoding uncharacterized protein LOC144449751, whose protein sequence is MSQYQLPEMKNEQVVIATSSISSVHHHHSDSDNQEVFLCKDGKGNATKPCLCKLWPEFNISMQAKHNYNFMCDKEENSCGCDDMMIDVVEEEDINDIDIELKMDIMLSFYIVCELTRSPTFLKNFRKFILCADEKIALGNDVIFEIIRHRRTKIDTRKVLLCPTKNVSPRLYRIGQDLAWSNRLLPQIDIQIYMDDVFSWLSTLGGAYSSLGDYFLQCSSKAGRISVQQLYLAWSMGDAVLQSKSKLFLAQSLMQRGYLRHAKIIIRKQYIFAISRDSGYDQRLYNMCMGTWHRLKYFYQKRRERLTNKQSCQSHDRNGLQSQSVIKHFTLPTLLIIIALLLTSALKQQPVEDVGDPCN, encoded by the exons ATGTCACAATACCAGTTGCCAGAGATGAAGAACGAACAAGTTGTTATAGCAACCTCATCCATTTCATCTGTGCATCACCACCATTCTGACAGTGATAATCAAGAGGTTTTTCTCTGTAAGGATGGCAAAGGAAATGCTACTAAGCCCTGTCTCTGCAAACTATGGCCAGAGTTTAACATCTCTATGCAAGCTAAACACAACTATAACTTTATGTGCGACAAAGAAGAAAATAGTTGTGGCTGTGACGACATGATGATTGATGTTGTGGAGGAGGAGGatataaatgatattgacaTTGAGTTGAAGATGGACATAATGCTAAGTTTCTATATTGTGTGTGAATTGACAAGATCGCCAACCTTCTTGAAGAATTTCAGGAAATTTATATTATGTGCAGATGAAAAGATTGCATTAggaaatgatgtcatatttgaGATTATACGACACCGCAGGACAAAAATTGATACCAGAAAAGTACTGTTATGTCCAACTAAGAATGTCAGTCCAAGACTATATAGAATAGGTCAAGATTTAGCATG GTCAAATCGTTTGCTACCACAGATTGATATTCAGATTTACATGGATGATGTCTTTTCCTGGCTGTCCACATTAGGAGGTGCCTATTCCTCCCTAGGGGATTACTTTCTTCAGTGT TCCTCCAAGGCTGGTAGGATATCAGTGCAGCAGCTCTACTTAGCCTGGTCTATGGGGGATGCTGTGCTCCAGTCTAAGAGTAAACTTTTCCTGGCTCAGAGTCTAATGCAGAGAGGTTATCTACGTCATGCCAAGATCATAATCAG GAAGCAGTACATCTTTGCTATCTCACGAGACAGTGGGTATGACCAGAGACTGTACAACATGTGTATGGGTACCTGGCACAGACTCAAGTACTTCTATCAGAAGAGGAGAGAACgattgacaaacaaacaaagctgCCAGTCACATGACAGAAATGGTTTGCAGTCACAGAGTGTAATAAAGCA ctTTACTCTCcctaccttattaattattattgcTTTGCTTCTAACAAGTGCTCTCAAGCAGCAACCCGTAGAGGATGTCGGTGACCCCTGTAACTAA